In Shewanella sp. GD04112, the sequence ATAAATGGCGCGTGACGCAGCTCGAAGCTTTCTAACAATACCCAGTACAAGGCAATGAAGATTGGCATCTGTAGCAGGATAGGTAAACAGCCACCCATAGGGTTCACTTTTTCCTTCTTGTACAGTTCCATCATGGCTTGACCCATCTTTTGACGGTCATCGCCGAAGCGTTCTTTCAGATCCTGCAGTTTTGGCTGTAGGTTACGCATCTTCGCCATTGAGGTGTACTGCGCTTTAGTCAGCGGGAACAGTAAACCACGAACGGTTAAGGTGATCAGGATAATTGCCACACCCCAGTTACCCACAAATGATTGATAGAACATCAATAACCAGTGGATAGGAACGGCTAACCACCAAAGGAAACCGTAATCAACAACCAGGTTTAAGGTATCAGATAACGCAGATAGCGCTTTTTGATCCTTAGGACCAACATAAAACTGTGAGCTAATCTCTTGAGTCGCACCTGGTGCAATATCATATACCGCGCCACGGAAACCAATGTTAGCTAAACCGCCTGCACTTACACTCGAGAAAATGGTGTTGCTATCGGTTGCTGGTGGGATCCAAGCTGATACGAAGTAATGTTGCAGCATCGCCGCCCAACCACCGAGAGTCGGTTGATTGAGGTTGCTCTTGCTCATATCTTCAAATTTGTACTTCTCGTAACGTACATCTTGAGTCGAGAACGCGGCGCCACGGTAAGTTGGCATCATCATGCTGCTTTCAGATGGCTTGATGGTCTGTTTAATCTGACCGTACATCTGAACTTGCAATGGAGCAGCTGAGGTGTTGTTGATTTTGTAATCGATATCAACGTTAAACTTGCCACGATGGAAGACAAACACTTTTGTGTAAGTCACACCATTATCAGCCACATAGGTCAGTGGTACTTCTAAGGTGTCTTGGCCATCGGCTAAGGTAAATTCAGTTTTGCTGGCAGCAAATGCGGCGCGACCTTTAGCACTGCTATCGATACCATCACGGCCAATCAGACCACTCTGAGCGATATAGGTGAAATCTTTGGTTTGCTCAAGCAAAACAAATGGCTGGTCTTTACCCTGTTCCAGTTTGTGTGAAACCAGAGCCGCAAAAACGATGTCACCACCCACTGGGTTGATTTGTACATCGAGCTGATCGGTTTTAACTGTGATCAGATTTTGCGTTGCCGTTAAGGCTGCTGGGACACCTGTGTCTGCTTCTGGAACATCAGCACTGTGATTTGTGGTTGCATTCGCCACTACAGACGATTCGGTTGCAACGGGTTTTGGAGCTTTGTCTGCTTGCCACTGTTGCCACAGCAAAAAGCTGACAAACAGTAGTCCTATTAGCAATATATTGCGTTGAGATTCCATAGCCTATTTATTACACCTGTCATTTTTAGGGGGGACGGGATCACTACCGCCGGGATGCAAAGGGTGACATTTTAATATGCGTTTCAATGCAAACCAACAACCTTTCGCGGTTCCGTGCACTTTTATTGCCTCAATGGCGTAATGCGAGCATGTGGGATTGAAACGACATCGAGGCCCTAAGAGGGGGCTGATGAAGATTTGATAGCCACGAATAAACGTGGTCGCTAGCCATTGTAGCGGCGACTGAGTTTGCGCCATAGCTTTTCTATCAACTTGTTGATCTCTGCATTTTCCATTTCCATCACCCCGTTTCTGACCAGCACAACAATATCAAGGTGAGGGATGTCGTGTTGATTGAGGCGAAAACTATCTC encodes:
- the yidC gene encoding membrane protein insertase YidC, producing the protein MESQRNILLIGLLFVSFLLWQQWQADKAPKPVATESSVVANATTNHSADVPEADTGVPAALTATQNLITVKTDQLDVQINPVGGDIVFAALVSHKLEQGKDQPFVLLEQTKDFTYIAQSGLIGRDGIDSSAKGRAAFAASKTEFTLADGQDTLEVPLTYVADNGVTYTKVFVFHRGKFNVDIDYKINNTSAAPLQVQMYGQIKQTIKPSESSMMMPTYRGAAFSTQDVRYEKYKFEDMSKSNLNQPTLGGWAAMLQHYFVSAWIPPATDSNTIFSSVSAGGLANIGFRGAVYDIAPGATQEISSQFYVGPKDQKALSALSDTLNLVVDYGFLWWLAVPIHWLLMFYQSFVGNWGVAIILITLTVRGLLFPLTKAQYTSMAKMRNLQPKLQDLKERFGDDRQKMGQAMMELYKKEKVNPMGGCLPILLQMPIFIALYWVLLESFELRHAPFMLWIHDLSVQDPYYILPLLMGASMFVMQKMQPIAPTMDPMQVKMMQWMPVIFTVFFLWFPSGLVLYWLVGNIVAIIQQKIIYAGLEKKGLK
- the yidD gene encoding membrane protein insertion efficiency factor YidD; this translates as MAQTQSPLQWLATTFIRGYQIFISPLLGPRCRFNPTCSHYAIEAIKVHGTAKGCWFALKRILKCHPLHPGGSDPVPPKNDRCNK